One Desulfohalobium retbaense DSM 5692 DNA segment encodes these proteins:
- a CDS encoding DEAD/DEAH box helicase, producing the protein MLGLSATAYRRDGLTRLIYLTLGDRTHWVDPQRLREIGAVLTPKIIRRETVFQYDYADDYPAMVSTLAENEDRNRQIVNDVIAQVQDQAGTALVVSDRVTHCEALAELVRDAGQGAEVLTGKTPKEGRERIVNAIQAGKVPVLCSTIQLLGEGFDCSGLSSLFLTTPVRFRGRLLQIVGRILRPGTGKRPRVFDYVDVHVGLLQHQAQKRAQALEGVVYGAASI; encoded by the coding sequence ATGCTTGGCTTGAGTGCCACGGCCTACCGCCGGGACGGTTTGACCCGGCTGATCTACCTCACCTTGGGAGATCGGACTCACTGGGTAGACCCGCAGCGGCTTCGAGAGATCGGGGCGGTCCTGACGCCGAAGATCATACGCCGGGAGACTGTATTCCAATATGACTACGCCGACGACTACCCGGCAATGGTCAGCACCCTAGCCGAGAACGAGGACCGAAACCGGCAGATTGTTAATGACGTGATTGCCCAAGTTCAAGATCAGGCTGGTACCGCCCTGGTGGTCAGTGACAGGGTGACCCACTGCGAGGCCCTGGCGGAGCTTGTGCGGGACGCAGGACAAGGGGCCGAAGTGTTGACCGGAAAAACCCCGAAGGAGGGGCGAGAGCGTATTGTGAATGCTATCCAGGCCGGGAAAGTGCCGGTGTTGTGTTCGACCATCCAGCTTTTGGGTGAGGGGTTCGATTGCTCTGGCCTGTCCAGTCTGTTTTTGACTACGCCGGTGCGCTTCAGGGGGCGGTTGCTCCAGATCGTGGGCCGGATTCTCCGCCCTGGTACGGGCAAGCGCCCCAGGGTCTTTGATTATGTAGATGTCCACGTGGGGCTGTTGCAGCACCAGGCGCAAAAACGGGCACAGGCTCTAGAAGGGGTGGTATATGGTGCGGCTTCTATTTAA
- a CDS encoding helix-turn-helix domain-containing protein, with the protein MAKKKRRSLYDTLSARDSGQDDELRETFKRVREINTKQSTETTPPSENSNKKVQAQDKSPSGPLIHTAQTNRSNIPITHSDQQSNNKENNKSKQEFNKDSLGDTNRSPKAPTNTAQNNRSSKALANTAQVDRPNKPLENNHTAHLNSSNEPFTRALRAQSLSGTNERYAQAVQMSGSEESHEPTEDPQNILLKPKSSIRSRNQKKIFDYLQRIGSQTTTLTYISNITGVPYSTTRRIISKFKAEGLIYYRTLFVKDVGWCAKIWIINSEGETPNRAVQMSGINGRYEWAVSNASKIDRESIYLKEGGVGGDGQDQPDNSSSSSEARLNQLTDEDIAFFWPKLHQSGFGAHQVQQIVQRLSKVDKKADKVIQGLDHAEWELDQGKMTDKEGNPVGNPCSYVFSSLAREGYYRRPSGYISPEEQAELDAKEEADRLQQLGKEKKESQFKAWKANLSEEELNQILACKTHKGPTDPWLRQYWEKTIYYTTK; encoded by the coding sequence ATGGCCAAGAAAAAAAGACGCTCCCTCTACGACACATTATCCGCACGGGATAGCGGACAGGACGATGAGCTTCGAGAGACATTTAAACGTGTACGTGAAATCAATACAAAACAGTCCACTGAAACCACCCCTCCATCTGAGAACTCCAATAAAAAAGTCCAAGCCCAAGACAAGAGCCCATCTGGACCGCTCATTCATACCGCCCAAACAAACCGCTCAAACATACCGATTACTCATTCAGATCAACAAAGTAATAATAAAGAAAATAACAAATCAAAACAAGAATTTAACAAAGATAGCCTTGGTGACACAAACCGCTCACCTAAAGCGCCCACAAATACCGCTCAAAACAACCGCTCAAGCAAAGCGCTCGCTAATACCGCTCAGGTAGACCGCCCAAACAAACCGCTCGAAAACAACCATACCGCTCATTTAAACAGCTCAAATGAACCGTTTACTCGAGCGCTTCGAGCGCAATCATTGAGCGGTACTAATGAGCGGTATGCCCAAGCGGTACAAATGAGCGGTTCAGAGGAGTCACATGAGCCCACTGAAGACCCTCAAAATATCCTCCTAAAACCCAAATCTTCCATCAGATCTAGAAACCAAAAAAAGATTTTTGACTACCTTCAGCGGATTGGCTCCCAAACGACCACCCTTACATATATATCTAATATTACTGGTGTTCCGTACAGCACAACGAGACGAATAATAAGCAAATTTAAAGCTGAAGGGCTTATTTATTACAGAACGCTGTTCGTTAAGGACGTAGGCTGGTGCGCAAAAATCTGGATAATAAATTCAGAAGGCGAGACACCCAACCGAGCGGTACAAATGAGCGGCATAAATGGGCGGTATGAATGGGCTGTATCAAACGCCTCTAAGATAGATAGAGAATCTATCTATCTAAAAGAGGGGGGTGTGGGGGGAGATGGGCAAGATCAACCTGACAACTCATCCTCTTCTAGTGAGGCTCGTCTCAACCAGCTCACCGACGAAGATATTGCTTTCTTTTGGCCAAAGCTTCACCAATCTGGTTTTGGAGCTCACCAGGTCCAGCAAATCGTTCAAAGACTTTCCAAGGTGGATAAAAAAGCCGACAAAGTTATCCAGGGGCTTGATCACGCTGAATGGGAACTAGATCAGGGAAAGATGACTGACAAAGAAGGTAATCCCGTAGGGAATCCATGTTCTTACGTGTTCAGTTCTCTAGCCAGAGAAGGCTATTATCGTCGTCCATCTGGATATATTTCCCCGGAAGAACAAGCTGAGCTGGATGCCAAGGAAGAAGCTGATAGGCTGCAACAACTGGGGAAAGAGAAAAAGGAATCTCAGTTTAAAGCATGGAAGGCAAATTTGTCGGAAGAGGAGTTAAATCAAATTTTGGCTTGTAAAACTCACAAAGGACCAACGGATCCGTGGCTTAGGCAATATTGGGAAAAGACTATTTATTATACAACAAAGTAA
- a CDS encoding DEAD/DEAH box helicase: MTLENPKYSQAERFGRYTGALDPVIELWEDIPGGVAFPRGWTRHAIVLLQRAGIQWKIDDQRRALDPVSFSFVGKLRDSQAQAVQGVLSRDFGVLESGTGSGKTVMALAVIAERQQPTLILVHNKELLHQWRERIKAFLALDKVGQIGDGKAEVRPVTVGIVNSVRKRLDSLPESFGHLVVG, translated from the coding sequence ATGACCCTGGAGAATCCCAAGTATTCTCAGGCAGAACGATTTGGGCGTTACACCGGGGCTCTGGATCCGGTGATTGAGCTTTGGGAGGACATACCAGGTGGGGTGGCATTCCCCCGTGGCTGGACCCGCCATGCCATCGTTTTATTACAACGAGCTGGGATCCAGTGGAAAATCGACGACCAGCGACGCGCCCTCGACCCGGTATCCTTTTCTTTTGTCGGAAAGTTACGGGACTCCCAGGCTCAGGCTGTACAGGGTGTTTTAAGTCGGGATTTCGGAGTATTGGAGAGCGGGACCGGATCCGGCAAGACCGTCATGGCTCTTGCCGTTATTGCCGAGCGCCAGCAACCTACCTTGATCCTCGTACACAACAAGGAACTGCTGCACCAATGGCGGGAACGGATCAAAGCCTTCCTTGCCCTGGATAAGGTGGGGCAGATCGGGGACGGGAAGGCAGAGGTCCGACCAGTGACCGTGGGCATCGTCAACAGTGTCAGAAAACGCCTGGACAGCCTCCCTGAGAGCTTCGGGCACCTGGTCGTGGGATGA
- a CDS encoding ParA family protein: MMAIISLVNNKGGVGKTTMTVNLAHALANRQKNVLVIDLDSQCNSSSLLVDNKFVEESLYDILNGENDDIGKAIYSTPYDRLKCLANEEETSALEFDLSANLPDNYNILRANIKEYVNDKFDYTLIDCPPNLGFFVINALVASDFVIVPVMCGSRFSIEGLTKAIKLVHYIQQEDDNDPTRVSNPDLRFLRLAINSIDKRTTMSKVILERLKKNFGEDQIFETNIGMSTVFHQAEDLNKTVIRHAPRSVGARAYRDLAKELCGVLGDSDEGE, from the coding sequence CATTTCGCTGGTTAACAATAAAGGCGGTGTCGGGAAAACGACTATGACTGTTAACCTGGCACACGCTTTGGCCAATCGCCAGAAAAATGTGCTGGTTATTGACTTAGACAGCCAATGCAATTCATCTTCGCTACTTGTAGATAATAAATTTGTCGAAGAATCACTCTACGATATCCTTAACGGAGAAAATGATGACATTGGTAAAGCTATCTACTCTACTCCTTATGATCGCCTCAAATGCTTAGCAAATGAAGAAGAAACGAGCGCCCTTGAATTTGACTTGTCTGCAAACCTTCCAGACAATTATAATATTTTAAGGGCTAATATAAAAGAATATGTTAATGATAAATTTGATTATACATTAATAGACTGCCCACCAAATTTAGGTTTCTTTGTTATAAATGCTTTAGTTGCCTCAGATTTTGTTATTGTACCTGTCATGTGCGGATCTAGATTTTCAATTGAAGGTCTGACTAAAGCTATTAAATTAGTTCACTATATACAACAAGAAGACGATAATGATCCAACCAGGGTATCTAATCCAGATCTACGTTTTCTTAGGCTCGCTATAAACAGCATTGACAAACGGACCACAATGTCCAAGGTCATCCTGGAGCGTCTTAAAAAGAATTTTGGTGAAGATCAGATATTTGAAACAAATATTGGTATGAGTACAGTATTCCACCAAGCAGAAGACTTAAACAAAACAGTTATCCGCCACGCACCGAGATCAGTCGGAGCCCGAGCTTACAGGGATCTAGCCAAAGAACTTTGCGGGGTTCTTGGCGATAGTGATGAAGGGGAATAG